GAACCAGAAGTGCTTGGTTGCTGGAATTCATCCCACTTCAACAGGCACTGGGACACACTTCGAGTGGAATCCCGTATGTGCTTGAAGCACCAGGTGGCACTATTCTCAATTCATGGCGCCGTTCGAAAGCCGAACCGAGGAGGCTCATGTCAACTGTAGTACGACGACACACCGGACAGAGCGACATCGAGCCTGCTTACGTATTGATGGTCTCCTCCACGAAAGTCTTGTAGTAATGCTCGCAGCCTTTCCGGAAGCTCCGCTACTTTGATCGGAGCCTGAGAATCATGCGAACCTGGCACGCTGTCGTCTTCGGCTCGCGACCAGGCAGTGTCAACACGCAGCTGCGAAGAACTCTGTAGGGCAGTCACCCAGCCGATACCGACATCAAAGATCTTCTCGGCAAATCCAACTCCATGGACCTCCATGGCCGCGAGCGTGAGCTTGTTACAGCAATCTAGGAGTGCACTGGCGATCTCGCAAGCAAAGTCATAGCGGAGCTCAGAATGCTCCGATACATCTCGCAGGAGCTGATGCGTGAGACAAAGCTGCCACAACCTGTTCAGCAGCCAGAGTTGTGTCACAGAGATATCTGCACGTTGTGTCTCCAAGAGTTGCGCTAGTGGCAAAGGTGTCACAGTTGGCGCGAACGAGATGTTTCCTGAGATACAAGCTTCTCTCACTCTGCGCTGAGCTCGAAACATCTGCAGCGCTCGCCGGCGGTCAAAGGTCTCGCACATGCCATCGCTGTAGCTGCAGTAGCCGCTCCAGCAGTCCGTGATGCGCTCGTCGATTGCATCGAAAGAGTCCATCAAATAGAGCAGGCCGGTCATACCCACAGCGTCTGTCTGCTCTCTAAAGATCAGCGAAGCGATATACTCGCTGGTAGCAGATGGGTCGAATGCTTGCATGAAGCGCGCTGTCACACCTGGTTGGCCACGAAAGCTAATCGCAGGGTTCTGCTGTAAAGCATACGCTCGTTCCGTCACTGATAGGACGAGGTATGTACGCACCCATTGTTCGCGTACGGTGTCGCTCAATCCAGCATATGAAGTTGGCAGGTGTAGCCCCAGCGAATGGGCAAGGTCCACTGCTTCGCGGAGTCGATGTCGTGCTGCCTTGTGCTGGCTGCTGCCAAAGAGGCATGCGAAAAGGAAGAAGCTAGCCAAGACCATCTCGATGGTTGGATATTCGCCAAAGTCCGCGCTGCTTCGCATCTTCACGCATTCGTCCATTAGCATGCGGGCTTGAACTGATCGCGACGGCATCGAAGCTCGTTCGTGGATCTGCACTGGCTGGGTCATGGCGAACGCACAGAGTCCCAGCACATAGCGCCGTACTGTGCATTGGTACGGTGCTTGCGAAGCAGCATATCACAATACATGGTTGTCCGATTAAGTATGGGTATCGTCGGATGGAGACGCTTGAAGTACACATCGATCCAGGTCAGCAACGCCGTCTCGTTAACTTTCGCTGGCCAGATGTCGGTGCTTTCTACCAAGGCGGGCAAGTCTTGCTCAGTGATCTCGGCAAATGGATCGTCCCAGCCTGAGGGCGACTCAACGGGCATGCTAGGGAATATGAAAGCATTCGGACTCGCAGCTGGGACTCCATGATCGGAAAATCCGATAGAAGCAGCAGACATGGCGTCCGGCGTCAACTGCTCTTGCTGTATCATTGTACGCACTTGATGCAGCGGTGTTCAAGGTCGATGCATCAGCATAGGATCCATCCTCGGGAACAGTGGCAATGCTCGTTGGTATGCCTTGACCTCTCTCTGCTGACTGGTGTGTAGATACAGTGGCGCTACAACTCGTCGCCTCCCCATTAACATCTTGCGCAGGCCACTGTGGTGTCTGCTGATGCACAGGTGCTGTCGTCACCCTTTCGAGCGGCTGCAGTGGCGGACTTGTGAGACCAAGGTCACTGACAGAGGCTGGTCGTTCAAATGACCCGGGCATCGACATGCGCTTTCCAGCCGGACCACGTTTCTTCCTGGCTCGATCATATGTGCACGATATCCGCTTTGCTTCGCACGGCTTGCATGGCTTTGCCTACGGAGCATAGATTCTCAGCTATACTCAAGCATATCACGGCATCAAATGAGCCAGAATGATAGTCCTGGAGCAGAGTCTTCTCAACCATCTGGCTTGAGCAACGTGCCATATCTGCAACATCTTCCACGACATCTCATCTGGCACATTTGTGACGTACCATTGTGCATTTTACTTTCCGGAGCTTGCATTGATCGCATGCTCGATCAGCCGACGACTTTGACGCCGTGCGATCGCCCGGGTCCTGGGCAACATTGAGAATGCTGAACATTCCTGCTCGATGTTCATCTTTGAGATGACACGACAAAAAGAATCGAAGAAGATCAAAGTGGATGCACTCCGCAATGTCCTCCACACTCTCCCACGCGAACGGAGTGGAGTCAAAGCTCGGCATGGCAAAAGGCTAATCCGGCTTCTAGATCACGACACCACTGTTCTCCGATGAAACTACGAGTGTCAACGTCCGTGTCTTCTTGCTACAGGCGGAGCGCTCGGCGGTTGCATAGTAGCTACTGATTCTTCTGGGATGGACTCGGCATCATCAGCAGTCATGTCCCAGTCCACTCTTTCGGCACATTGAACCGGCCTTGGTCTTGGAGAAAACGATCTCGGACCGATCTCGAAGATCACCAGCATTAGTGTGCTTCTGTGGAAGGCCAATCGGTATTACTGACTGCATCCAGGAATCGCCATGGCCTCCTCTCCAGTCGGATATTACGACAGTGTACACGTTCACATGGAAGAGTTGTGCCAGAGGCGAGAGTATCGCCGAGCGAGTCTTTGACAGTAGTATCGAAAGTAGTACATCGGTGAGTAATATTCAGGCTTTAAACGTTTCGTAACTGCAGCTTTTCTACTTGTACCACTTTACTCACTGCAATCATGCCCCATAGGGAGTTTCCCGTATCGTTTGCGAACAGCAAGGAAATGAAACGTTCTATCGAGAAGACATGGTGGAAGGAAGCCGTTGTGTATCAAATTTATCCAGCCTCATTCCTCGACACGAATGGCGACGGCCTAGGAGATCTTCCCGGCATCATCAGCAAGGTCCAATACATCAAATCTCTTGGAGTCGATGCAATATGGCTATCTCCGATCTTTGCCTCGCCACAAAAGGACATGGGCTACGACATCGCGGACTATCGATCGATCCACGAGCCTTACGGCAACGTCGAGGATGTCATGCAGCTGATCAGGGAACTACACAACAACCAGATGAGATTGCTGATGGATCTTGTCGTCAACCACACAAGCGACCAACACGCCTGGTTCAAAGAATCTCGCAGCTCTAAACACAATCCAAAACGCGATTGGTACTTCTGGCGCGACGCGCGATACTGCTCCGACGGCACTCGATACGAACCGAACAACTGGCGCAGCATCTTCGGTGGCTCGGCATGGCACTGGTACGTTTCTGAGGCATTGAGCAGTGTCTGAGACTATGGTGTACATGGAGCGCGTCGTGCAGAGCATATCTCACGCGGTCCAGCATCGTCGAAGACACTGCCACGTGTTTCTCGGGCATGGCTAACATAGTTCTGTTTGTAGGGACGATGACACTCAGCAATATTATCTCGCCCTCTTCCTCCCCTCCCAGCCCGACCTCAATTGGGAGAATGAAGATGTGCGGCAAGCTACATACGATGATATGCGGTTTTGGCTCGACCGTGGCGTTGATGGCTTCAGGATCGACTCCATGAACTTGATGTCTAAGGACCCTTCCCTCCCGGACGCAGAAGTTACCGATCCCAAAGAGAAGTATCAAGATGGGTCAGCCCACTTCGCCTCTGGTCCCAGAATGCACGACTACATCCGCGAGATGCGGACAGAAGTCTTCGATCACTACGATGTGATGACGGTCGGCGAGCTGGGATTCACGAAAGACGAAGCCTCAGTCTCTCAATACGTCGCCAAAGATCGCCACGAGCTGAACATGATCTTCACCGGCGACATTGTAGATATGGACTTTGGCCCTAATGGTAAATATACCCGCGACGACTTCCACCCCTCCAAGATCCGGCATATCACGAATCTCTGGCAACAAGCCATGCCAAAATTCGACGGGTGGAATAGTGTGTACCTCGATAACCACGACTCTGGACGCTCGTTATCGCGCTACGCCTCCGATGCGCCAGAACACCGTGCTGCAGCGGCGAAGATGTTGGCGACGTACCTCTTGACCCTGTCGGGGACACCATTTCTACTCGCAGGGCAGGAGATCGGGACAGCCAATCTCGGAAAAGACGTTGGAGTGGACGCATATATCGACGTTGAAGGACGAAACGTGTACGAAGCCGTCCTAGCTCAGCGAGGCGGTGACACTTCTCAGATGGGCGATGTGCTCAGGGAAATGCAGCTCAAAGCCCGGGACCACGGACGATTGCCGATGCAATGGAGTGATGAGGTCAACGTGGGTTTCTGCCCTGCTGATGTGAGGCCGTGGATGACGATCAACAAGGATCATAAGGAGTGGAACGTTGCGGCTCAAGATGGGGACAAGGAAAGTGTGCTGGGGTTCTATAAGAGATTGTTGAAGCTTAGGAGGGACTGGACGGATCTCTTTGTGTATGGGTCATATGAACCATTGCCGGAAGAGCAGACGGGGGAGACGGTGCTGGGCTGGGAGTGGAGGTCGCAGAATGGGGCGAGGGCTTTGGTGTTGTTGAACTTTTCAGACCGGGAGCAGAGTGTTATTGTCAATGGGTGCGAGGAGAATTCAGTCTTGGTGTCGAATGGGCGGGCGACCGTGAAGGAGGCATCAGTAACATTGGGCCCATACGGGGCGATAGTTTCAATGCTCGCATAGCGACATATCCATGATCAGCTGGAATGGAAGGGTGGCTTCTGTCTGAGGCATCATGTCACAATGATCCTAATCTTCGTCCATGCTCTCCCAGCCGCCTTCGCCGCCATTCTCTTCGGCCTCTTCctcttcctcttcttcctcgTCATCCTGATTAATGCGCACCAACCGCTCCTTGACCTCGCCATCGGCAGGTGTCGGCAGCTTTACCCTAGTCGCGAAAGCCTCGCGGACTGCTTTGTTCGTGCTCGTGTCCCAGACCTGCACTGCACCTTTGCTGCCTGCGACCGCGAGTCTGAACGCCACTTCGGTGTCAGGCGCGAAGTTGGCTGCGAAGACCTTTCCAACTTCGAGATCTCGGCTGACGACCATGCTTGGCCCTGTCTCTGTCACGTTCCATAGCTTGACTGTGCGGTCTGTTGAACCAGTAGCAATAAAGCCGGGCACAGCAGGATTGATGGAGAACGATGACAAGCTCTGATCGTGGGCCTGTAGTCGCCATACGGCTTTGCTGTCTTCCGGTCTCGAAGGCAGTGTTCGCGCATCAAAACAGTGTAGTGCACCGTTCTCTGTGCTGACATAGAACTTGTTGTCGTCATGGGGATCCCATCTTAACTGCTCAACATCACTCTCTACACCCCATCGCGGTACCTTCGCATCTGGGGCTCGCATGTCAGCTGCGACGATTGTTCGATCGTAGCTGCCTGAAAGTAGAACGGAGGACTGCGAAGAATGCCATGATAGCGCGCAGACTTTGTCGGTGTGATGTGAGTAGGATTGTGCGGCCTTGCAAGTTGTGAGGTCCCAAAGCTTGATGGTCTTGTCTGCTGAAGCACTTGCAAGCAAGTTCCGATGTTGTCGATTCGCGGCGAGCGATAGCACTGAATCAACGTGGTAGTCGTCGTTGGCCTTCTTGCTCTTCTTTTTCTTCTTCTTGGTGACAGGCTCGGGTGCACCTGGTGCCTCTCCTGTCTGTCCCAGCACTGCATTGGGGTACATGCAGTCTACAAGGTCCAGGTCCCATAGCTCAATCTCTGGATCCATAGTGCCGACTGCCGCAAAGTTGCCAGACTCGTCGTCTAACAAAGTCTTCCCTGGTTTCGTGCCGACCCATTCCACGCAAAGCGGTATCGCAGGCAGCATTACGTCGTGGTGGACATACAGGTTGTCTGCAGCGTCTTCGTACACATATACCTCCAAATGGGCGACCTCATCTTCTATCCGCGCCGCCAGCACAACACTGTCTGTGGGCAAGATCTGCAGCTCTTCTCGTTCCTCCTCGTCGGATGCCTCTCCTTCCGGTATTGTCAGGTATGGATCGTCTTTGTTGTCT
Above is a genomic segment from Fulvia fulva chromosome 3, complete sequence containing:
- a CDS encoding Alpha-glucosidase, translated to MKRSIEKTWWKEAVVYQIYPASFLDTNGDGLGDLPGIISKVQYIKSLGVDAIWLSPIFASPQKDMGYDIADYRSIHEPYGNVEDVMQLIRELHNNQMRLLMDLVVNHTSDQHAWFKESRSSKHNPKRDWYFWRDARYCSDGTRYEPNNWRSIFGGSAWHWDDDTQQYYLALFLPSQPDLNWENEDVRQATYDDMRFWLDRGVDGFRIDSMNLMSKDPSLPDAEVTDPKEKYQDGSAHFASGPRMHDYIREMRTEVFDHYDVMTVGELGFTKDEASVSQYVAKDRHELNMIFTGDIVDMDFGPNGKYTRDDFHPSKIRHITNLWQQAMPKFDGWNSVYLDNHDSGRSLSRYASDAPEHRAAAAKMLATYLLTLSGTPFLLAGQEIGTANLGKDVGVDAYIDVEGRNVYEAVLAQRGGDTSQMGDVLREMQLKARDHGRLPMQWSDEVNVGFCPADVRPWMTINKDHKEWNVAAQDGDKESVLGFYKRLLKLRRDWTDLFVYGSYEPLPEEQTGETVLGWEWRSQNGARALVLLNFSDREQSVIVNGCEENSVLVSNGRATVKEASVTLGPYGAIVSMLA